The genomic DNA TCGCTCGTGGCGTCGGCCGCCGCCGCGGTCGGTTCGAGGCCCGTCAGGAGCTCGCGGATGGTCGTGTAGGCCTCCAGGTCAGCGTTCGGTGACTCGGCCACCGTCAGGCCCTCATCGCCGACGGCGTAGCAGCCCAGCGGGTCGTTCAGGTCGCGTGCGCTCTCGAGATAGACGATGGCGACCTCGCGGAGGTAGTCCAGCACGCGCTGGCCCTCGCGGCCGAGGCCCGTCCCCGCGCGGTGGTCGAGCAGGAGGACGGTCGTCCGGTCGGTCTCGGCCTCGAACTCGCGGATGTGGGGCTCGTTCAGCCGGGCGGTCGCCTTCCAGTCGATGCGTTTCGCCTCGTCGCCGGCGACGTACTTGCGGACCTCGGCGGGTTCGAGCCCGGACCCGAGGCGGCCGGCGTCGTGCTCGCCGTACGCGGCCGCGACGGACTCGCCGCCTGCGCCGACGTGGACGTTCCGGGGGGCACGAGGCTCGACCGTGAGTCGGGGCTCCGGACCACGCTCGATGGTCTCGTGGAAGAGGCCACGGCCATCCGAGAGGTGGAGGGTCGGCTGCGGGACGGCATGTCGTCCGGCGACGGGGACGGTAACGCCGAATGTCGTGCTGGCGGCCGTCTCGCCACGGCCGAGCGTCAGGGTCGTGTCGGCTTCGTCGACCGCGCGGTCCGCGACGGGGCGTCGGCCATCGATACAGACATCGAGCGGGCTTCCGTCGGGCGCGTCGACCGAGAGGGTGATGGTCGCGGGGTCGTCGGTCGCGACCCGACCGGGGGCAAGTGACTGGTCGACGGTGAGCCGGTCGTCGAGCGCAGCGACGTGGTGGGTGAAGAGGTACTGGTGAGCGAGGAGCCACGCGCCGACAGTGGCCGCACCGAACAGCAGGAGCGGCCGCTCGAAGGCCACCGCGAGTGCGACCAACACGAGCGCGGTCGCGGCGACCGCCCAGGCACGGCGCGTGGCGTGCATATTGTGGTGGTAGGGGGTGGGCAGGTTGAAAGCTTCCCTCTGGGGCGTCGCGTGGATGCCGAGACGGAGCCTCTTTGAGCCTCTGGAGTCTCGGTCGGGGTGAACGTGCGCCGTCGTGTCGTCCTCGTGCTGGCAGTCTGCCTCGTGGTCGCGGGACTCGTCACACCCATCAGCGCGGCCGGAGCGAGTACTGTAGACCATGCCGGTGGCGACGAGGCTGTCCTTGGCTCGACTGTCGGGACGCTACAGGCGGAGAAC from Haloglomus litoreum includes the following:
- a CDS encoding DUF58 domain-containing protein → MHATRRAWAVAATALVLVALAVAFERPLLLFGAATVGAWLLAHQYLFTHHVAALDDRLTVDQSLAPGRVATDDPATITLSVDAPDGSPLDVCIDGRRPVADRAVDEADTTLTLGRGETAASTTFGVTVPVAGRHAVPQPTLHLSDGRGLFHETIERGPEPRLTVEPRAPRNVHVGAGGESVAAAYGEHDAGRLGSGLEPAEVRKYVAGDEAKRIDWKATARLNEPHIREFEAETDRTTVLLLDHRAGTGLGREGQRVLDYLREVAIVYLESARDLNDPLGCYAVGDEGLTVAESPNADLEAYTTIRELLTGLEPTAAAADATSDTSRREARTPATARRDSVALADEETPFATTLRPFLEATDPYVERVETNPLFATARSRLTRLRGSTWTVTLTDDSDRAELREAVKVARRGDDHVVVFLAPRVLYEPDAMADLESAYDRYLDFEEFRRNLAALDRVEAFEVAPGDRVGALLGQQRRRGRASGQATGTRGESAHGMPATRESGGTPTAGDTGEGR